One window of Mixophyes fleayi isolate aMixFle1 chromosome 3, aMixFle1.hap1, whole genome shotgun sequence genomic DNA carries:
- the FBXO16 gene encoding F-box only protein 16 isoform X1, with amino-acid sequence MAFAPPKIAEGAKLQTKMSTWTPLNHQLMNDKVFEERGALLGKWFDKWSDAQRRRILCDLLERCSLSQLRFCNNHLQGKVPRDSQDFTTELPRVLALYIFSFLDPRSLCRCAQVSWHWKTLAELDQLWMPKCLRFGWYINFSPTPFEQGIWKRQYLEMVNELHVTRPKTPPKDDFVVIDVHPIGKEVSYTKLSSAFSHRSISGKDKGGKDLPPWRSSDKHPTDTVRFNYLDNYGPIEQAQQARQANAGTSERKKRPSSASYKLRKAKSLRCRSILGTTDNQCQMSISAEFGKRQSRPDWAAQQSGDYPVNKTTAKNLAQTTDWNAGIRPAPVRAGLPKLSEKGRKACTRTSRSSPTIALFESQPWRVPPSDHGSDEE; translated from the exons ATGGCGTTTGCGCCGCCTAAGATCGCAGAGGGAGCGAAACTTCAAACCAAAATGAGCACGTGGACCCCGCTGAACCACCAGCTGATGAATGACAAG GTGTTTGAAGAAAGAGGAGCTCTGCTTGGAAAATGG TTTGACAAGTGGTCGGACGCTCAGAGGCGCCGGATCCTCTGCGATCTGTTGGAGCGATGCAGCCTTTCCCAGCTCAGGTTCTGTAACAATCATCTGCAGGGGAAAGTTCCCAGAGATTCCCAGGACTTCACCACGGAGCTGCCCAGAGTGCTGGCCCTGTACATCTTCTCCTTCCTGGACCCCCGCAGCCTCTGCCGCTGTGCTCAG GTGAGCTGGCACTGGAAGACCCTGGCAGAACTGGACCAGCTGTGGATGCCAAAATGCCTGCGGTTTGGTTGGTACATCAACTTTTCCCCGACTCCTTTTGAGCAGGGCATCTGGAAGAGACAGTACCTGGAGATGGTAAATGAGTTACATGTCACCAGACCCAAG ACTCCGCCGAAGGACGATTTTGTGGTTATTGATGTTCACCCAATTGGTAAAGAAGTTTCATATACGAAGCTGTCGTCCGCCTTCAGTCACCGGTCCATTTCTGGCAAGGACAAGGGGGGTAAAGACCTCCCACCCTGGCGATCGTCGGACAAACACCCCACCGATACCGTAAGATTCAACTACCTGGATAACTATGGTCCCATCGAGCAAGCCCAACAAGC ACGTCAGGCAAATGCTGGGACATCGGAGAGGAAGAAGAGACCATCGTCCGCGTCCTACAAGTTACGCAAGGCTAAGTCACTG CGCTGCAGGTCTATCCTGGGAACCACGGACAATCAGTGTCAG ATGTCTATTTCGGCTGAATTTGGAAAGAGACAATCCAGGCCGGACTGGGCCGCTCAGCAGTCTGGAGATTACCCGGTGAATAAGACGACGGCGAAGAACCTGGCGCAGACCACGGACTGGAACGCCGGGATACGACCCGCCCCCGTTCGAGCGGGCCTTCCCAAACTGTCTGAGAAGGGGAGGAAAGCTTGTACCCGGACATCGAGGAGTTCTCCAA CTATCGCTCTGTTTGAGAGTCAGCCTTGGCGAGTCCCCCCATCAGACCATGGATCAGACGAGGAGTAG
- the FBXO16 gene encoding F-box only protein 16 isoform X2, producing the protein MAFAPPKIAEGAKLQTKMSTWTPLNHQLMNDKVFEERGALLGKWFDKWSDAQRRRILCDLLERCSLSQLRFCNNHLQGKVPRDSQDFTTELPRVLALYIFSFLDPRSLCRCAQVSWHWKTLAELDQLWMPKCLRFGWYINFSPTPFEQGIWKRQYLEMVNELHVTRPKTPPKDDFVVIDVHPIGKEVSYTKLSSAFSHRSISGKDKGGKDLPPWRSSDKHPTDTVRFNYLDNYGPIEQAQQARQANAGTSERKKRPSSASYKLRKAKSLMSISAEFGKRQSRPDWAAQQSGDYPVNKTTAKNLAQTTDWNAGIRPAPVRAGLPKLSEKGRKACTRTSRSSPTIALFESQPWRVPPSDHGSDEE; encoded by the exons ATGGCGTTTGCGCCGCCTAAGATCGCAGAGGGAGCGAAACTTCAAACCAAAATGAGCACGTGGACCCCGCTGAACCACCAGCTGATGAATGACAAG GTGTTTGAAGAAAGAGGAGCTCTGCTTGGAAAATGG TTTGACAAGTGGTCGGACGCTCAGAGGCGCCGGATCCTCTGCGATCTGTTGGAGCGATGCAGCCTTTCCCAGCTCAGGTTCTGTAACAATCATCTGCAGGGGAAAGTTCCCAGAGATTCCCAGGACTTCACCACGGAGCTGCCCAGAGTGCTGGCCCTGTACATCTTCTCCTTCCTGGACCCCCGCAGCCTCTGCCGCTGTGCTCAG GTGAGCTGGCACTGGAAGACCCTGGCAGAACTGGACCAGCTGTGGATGCCAAAATGCCTGCGGTTTGGTTGGTACATCAACTTTTCCCCGACTCCTTTTGAGCAGGGCATCTGGAAGAGACAGTACCTGGAGATGGTAAATGAGTTACATGTCACCAGACCCAAG ACTCCGCCGAAGGACGATTTTGTGGTTATTGATGTTCACCCAATTGGTAAAGAAGTTTCATATACGAAGCTGTCGTCCGCCTTCAGTCACCGGTCCATTTCTGGCAAGGACAAGGGGGGTAAAGACCTCCCACCCTGGCGATCGTCGGACAAACACCCCACCGATACCGTAAGATTCAACTACCTGGATAACTATGGTCCCATCGAGCAAGCCCAACAAGC ACGTCAGGCAAATGCTGGGACATCGGAGAGGAAGAAGAGACCATCGTCCGCGTCCTACAAGTTACGCAAGGCTAAGTCACTG ATGTCTATTTCGGCTGAATTTGGAAAGAGACAATCCAGGCCGGACTGGGCCGCTCAGCAGTCTGGAGATTACCCGGTGAATAAGACGACGGCGAAGAACCTGGCGCAGACCACGGACTGGAACGCCGGGATACGACCCGCCCCCGTTCGAGCGGGCCTTCCCAAACTGTCTGAGAAGGGGAGGAAAGCTTGTACCCGGACATCGAGGAGTTCTCCAA CTATCGCTCTGTTTGAGAGTCAGCCTTGGCGAGTCCCCCCATCAGACCATGGATCAGACGAGGAGTAG